From Pagrus major chromosome 6, Pma_NU_1.0, one genomic window encodes:
- the ppp1r15b gene encoding protein phosphatase 1 regulatory subunit 15B produces the protein MFRSMNAEGHLSGGQSSSSPTGHGVPSPGLDSQESSWIGLLSVFSRPAVSFLQKYLPGRARAPARSDTRVGWTRTDLKSNFVDEEREFLRQLDDMMPLTQHAAPHLTYLRCQHDGAAGLLEPEPGSTLPWLTADSLRELGIQSAEEMDLNLCQQAQIGSSVRTFLSHVGLSLVSDQEIKHMKPTGGKDWLTEAESHPGTSSGGKSRTWWGSFWGGEESSRKGLLSDLSWAEDGTLTGRLCPQQPAAETKAPGVFVPSKWTLGENAGATEHKEEPANNGGLQTVQNTEGSTPDQRLNIRDHLSSSGAAAACSEVALLTPDQDNGYSSLEEEHVQMCQLFMVKAPSEEQPLPESQPTDARAFETDMEEETCEDGQSSSGQVDEEEETQEDEDGQEAAELPPPQCQNKAIAFIMGCPCSDDDSSQSESSDEDDDGFDSEGSSDLSDSTDDEDDDEDDDEESDSEADSEAERLWSSLSRSVDPYNPRNFTARLHTSTTQPRTIPTSSTPPSSTQSTPASSPDLTTFPLSFPPLTSSSPPSGPDVWDDSTSASEVDEAESLRLWTSFSCSDPYSPFNFQAPLRTRGPAEAGPRARTRAKKASQTPSHSPQHTPASPPRYRKEEAEERLDSGFSEPSASSQSCTTMKKVRFCDDVEEFFASCGEEEEDRRGPWEELARDRCRFLRRCQEVEQSIAFCLQPQHRRLVYRRLTVLYVQDN, from the exons ATGTTCAGAAGTATGAACGCTGAGGGACATTTATCCGGCGGGCAGAGCTCGTCCTCTCCGACCGGGCATGGAGTGCCCTCTCCCGGGCTGGACAGTCAGGAAAGCTCGTGGATCGGCCTACTCTCCGTGTTCTCCAGGCCCGCGGTGTCCTTCCTACAGAAGTACCTGCCGGGAAGAGCCCGAGCACCGGCCCGGTCCGACACACGAGTCGGTTGGACCAGAACGGACTTGAAAAGCAACTTTGTGGATGAAGAGCGGGAGTTCTTGAGACAGCTGGACGACATGATGCCGCTGACGCAGCACGCGGCTCCTCACCTGACCTACCTGCGGTGTCAGCACGACGGAGCCGCCGGCCTGCTGGAGCCGGAGCCCGGCAGCACTTTACCGTGGCTGACCGCTGACTCTCTCCGGGAGCTGGGCATCCAGAGTGCAGAGGAGATGGACTTAAACCTCTGCCAGCAGGCTCAGATCGGGTCCTCTGTCAGGACTTTTCTCAGTCATGTTGGGTTGAGCTTGGTGTCAGATCAGGAAATCAAACACATGAAGCCCACAGGAGGGAAGGACTGGCTGACGGAGGCCGAGAGCCACCCCGGGACAAGCAGTGGGGGTAAAAGCAGGACGTGGTGGGGCAGCTTCTGGGGAGGCGAGGAGAGCTCACGGAAGGGCCTGTTGTCAGATCTGTCCTGGGCTGAGGACGGGACCCTGACAGGACGGCTTTGTCCACAACAACCGGCGGCTGAGACAAAAGCCCCCGGTGTGTTTGTCCCGAGCAAGTGGACGCTGGGAGAAAACGCTGGAGCGACTGAGCACAAAGAGGAGCCGGCCAACAATGGAGGCCTTCAAACAGTCCAGAACACAGAGGGGTCCACGCCAGACCAGCGGCTCAACATCAGGGACCacctgagcagttcaggagcTGCCGCCGCCTGCAGTGAGGTGGCACTTCTGACCCCTGATCAGGACAATGGTTACTCCAGTCTGGAGGAGGAACACGTCCAGATGTGCCAGCTGTTCATGGTGAAGGCCCCGAGCGAAGAGCAGCCGCTGCCGGAGTCCCAACCCACCGACGCTCGAGCTTTCGAGACGGACATGGAGGAGGAGACGTGTGAGGACGGACAGTCTTCATCAGGACAGGTGGACGAAGAAGAGGAGACGCAGGAGGACGAGGATGGACAGGAAGCAGCGgagctcccccccccccagtgCCAGAATAAAGCCATCGCCTTCATCATGGGCTGCCCCTGCAGCGACGAcgacagcagccaatcagagtctagtgatgaggatgatgatggctTTGACAGCGAGGGCTCGTCTGACCTGTCCGACTCCACTGACGATGAAGATGACGATGAAGATGACGATGAAGAGTCCGACAGCGAGGCAGACTCGGAGGCCGAGCGTCTGTGGAGCTCGTTGTCCCGGAGCGTCGACCCGTACAACCCCCGAAATTTCACCGCTCGCCTGCACACCAGCACCACCCAGCCCAGGACcatccccacctcctccacacctccctcctccacccagTCCACCCCTGCCTCCTCCCCCGACCTCACCAcgttccctctctccttccctcccctcacctcctcctcccctccctccggTCCTGACGTCTGGGACGACTCCACCTCCGCCAGTGAGGTGGACGAAGCAGAAAGCCTCCGCCTGTGGACCTCCTTCAGCTGCTCCGACCCCTACAGCCCCTTTAACTTCCAGGCCCCACTCAGAACTCGAGGGCCTGCCGAGGCAGGGCCCCGGGCCCGGACCAGGGCCAAGAAGGCCTCCCAGACTCCCTCTCACTCCCCCCAACATACCCCAGCATCTCCACCCAGGTACAGgaaggaggaggcggaggagaggCTGGACAGTGGCTTCTCTGAACCGTCGGCGTCCTCGCAGAGCTGCACGACGATGAAGAAG GTTCGTTTCTGTGACGATGTGGAGGAGTTCTTCGCCAGCTgtggcgaggaggaggaggaccggCGGGGCCCCTGGGAGGAGCTGGCCCGGGACCGCTGCAGGTTCCTGCGACGctgtcaggaggtggagcagagCATCGCCTTCTGTCTGCAGCCACAGCACCGCCGCCTGGTGTACCGCCGCCTCACCGTTCTCTACGTCCAGGACAACTGA
- the LOC140997588 gene encoding achaete-scute homolog 5-like has translation MDPLKGPGPPLLPYLSPFHHHGHFSVYECPFEPAFIQKRNERERQRVRCVNQGYAKLREHLPGQSADKRLSKVETLRAAIRYIKYLQGLVETGDGGLNSSPGPDCGRHPEGQTHPTSC, from the coding sequence ATGGACCCTCTAAAGGGCCCCGGGCCCCCGCTGCTGCCCTACCTGTCCCCCTTCCACCACCACGGACACTTCAGCGTGTACGAGTGTCCCTTTGAGCCGGCGTTCATCCAGAAGAGGAACGAGCGCGAGCGTCAGAGGGTCAGGTGTGTGAACCAGGGCTACGCCAAACTGAGGGAGCACCTGCCGGGACAGAGTGCCGACAAACGTCTCAGCAAGGTGGAGACGCTGAGGGCCGCTATCAGGTACATCAAGTACCTGCAGGGCCTGGTGGAGACAGGCGACGGTGGACTCAACTCATCTCCTGGACCAGACTGTGGACGACACCCTGAGGGACAAACACATCCAACGTCCTGCTGA
- the LOC140998388 gene encoding transcription factor HES-5-like produces MFLCLTFRCCCSCLRLQDETLTLYLLLHAEAPPLQVCDGPSEALHSTRMAPGSTRDCPVSLLSTRDRHKLRKPVVEKMRRDRINSCIEELKVLLEKEFHKRDPNAKLEKADVLETTVVFLKQRLQPQSAHSHGYSHCWKETLHFLSASSLKEVTLPDLCCRDAGPTPAPSSRSHVQAAAKQLAAPDGAVWRPW; encoded by the exons ATGTTTCTTTGTCTCACCttcagatgctgctgctcctgtctgAGGCTGCAGGATGAAACACTGACGCTTTACCTGCTTTTACATGCTGAAGCTCCGCCCCTCCAGGTGTGTGATGGGCCGTCAG AAGCTCTGCACTCCACCAGAATGGCTCCCGGCAGCACCAGAGACTGTCCTGTCTCACTGCTGTCCaccagagacagacacaaa CTGAGGAAACCGGTTGTGGAGAAGATGCGCAGAGATCGCATCAACAGCTGCATCGAGGAGCTCAAGGTCCTGCTGGAGAAGGAGTTTCACAAACGGGATCCCAACGCCAAGCTGGAGAAGGCCGACGTCCTGGAGACGACGGTGGTGTTCCTGAAGCAGCGGCTGCAGCCTCAGAGCGCCCACAGCCACGGCTACTCCCACTGCTGGAAGGAGACGCTGCACTTCCTGTCCGCCAGCTCGCTGAAGGAAGTGACACTGCCCGACCTCTGCTGCCGGGACGCCGGCCCGACGCCGGCACCGTCCTCCCGCAGCCATGTCCAGGCTGCAGCAAAGCAGCTGGCCGCCCCCGACGGAGCCGTGTGGAGGCCGTGGTAG